The window TGTAATCCTAATTGTTTTAGTGGCTTTACAAAGTTCTAAACAAGGATTAAGTGATTCTCTTACGGGTGGTAACAGCGAGTTATTTAAAAATCAAAAAGAGCGTGGAGCAGAAGCTTACATCGTACGTGCAACCTATATC of the Turicibacter sp. TJ11 genome contains:
- the secG gene encoding preprotein translocase subunit SecG, with the protein product MFQYGVEDILFMIVSVILIVLVALQSSKQGLSDSLTGGNSELFKNQKERGAEAYIVRATYICSVIFLVLGLIIFMK